The nucleotide window AGCCTGCCGCCAGATTGTTTTGCAAGAGAATCAAGTTCGTCCCGAAAGGCAATTTCTTCCGTGCGTCGGTTACCGTAGAAAAGAAAAAGTCTTGTACGTGGTTCCGTATAGAGGATATTTTTAAAATGACTGAGTAAAGGTGTGATGCCAATGCCACCCGCAAATCCGATGACAGTACGGAACTCATGTGGTTTGGAAGTCAGGGTGAATCTCCCCATGGGTTCGGAGACTTCCATTTCGTCACCTTCTTCATACTGTTCAAAAAGATCTTTGGTAGAACTGTCTTCAGAGTTGATTTTTATGCCAAGTGCCAGATCTGGCTCGTGCGGTGCCGAAGTCATGGAAAAATCGTTGATGAAATCCTGCTCGTTATGCCGGTACTTCAGAGTTACATACTGACCGGACCGATAGCGGAAATTCTCCTTCAGATGGGCAGGAACTGTAAACTCCAGCGCAAAGACCGAATTGGTCAGTTGCCGCTTTTTCTTTATTTTTAGCCGGTGAAAATCATAGTGCCTGGCGTAAGGTGATTGGTTTTCCATAATCTATATCCAAAAATAGTAAAAAAATTATGAAGAAGTTAGTTGTGATGGTGGTTTTGGCAGTATCCGTTTCGTCCTGTAATAAAAAAGAGCCCGTAGCAGACAATATTGATTATTCTGAAGACAGCATTACTGTACCGGAGACCAACGAACCGGCATTAATCTATAATCCTGTTGAATATAGCCCTGCACAGATCTCAGACTTCCTGGCGGAAAAGGACAATGACACCCTCTATGTAACCAATTTCTTCGCTACCTGGTGCGCACCCTGCATGAGGGAAATGCCTCATTTCAAAGAAAAAATGCAGGAGTTGAAGGGACAGCCCGTAAAGTTCACCTTCGTGAGCCTAGACCAGAAGACCGACTGGCCTACGGACGTGAAGAATTTTGCTGAAGTGAACGGCCTTACCGAGAATGTAGTTCTGCTGGACGGCAGCCTGCTTCAGGAGGATTTTTTCAGCAGTAATTTCAAAAACTGGGACGGCAGCGGAATCCCTTTTACCTTTATGCGCAAGCGCGGCCAGACCGACGAGTATATGAGTATGATGACTAAAGAACAGCTGGATACCAAGATTAACTCATTTAAGTAAAGCAGATTCCGGGCATTGTTTCAGTTGCCCGGTTTTTTACAGATATATGTTCCGTTTCAGCAACCTTTGCATCATTATCATTTCGGGTATCCTGATTTCCGCCGTAATCAACCTGAACATCGGCTATATTGATCTGGAATTATCCGATTTTATTAATCCTGATGCTTCAAATGCGCAGATCGCGCAGTTACGCATCAACAGAGTAATAGCCATGCTGCTTGCCGGTATTTCCATTCCCACATCGGGATTCCTGCTGCAGGAATACTTTCAGAATCCGCTGGCCGGACCGTCAGTTTTGGGTATTACGTCAGTGGCCAGTTTAAGTGTAGCCTTCTATATATTTCTATCCCGGGATTACCTCATTCCGGAATTCCTGCAGAACAGTTTCATCAGTATCTCTGCAATTGGCGGAAGTTTACTGCTGATGTTTGTTCTTTTGGCATTCAGCACGCGCTTTACCGACAAATCTTTCCTTATTATTTTTGGATTTCTGATTTCCGCCCTCGCAGGTGCGGTGGTGTCCGTACTTCAGCTTTACGCTGAAAATGAAAGCCTGAAAAGTTATATCCTTTGGAGTTTTGGCGCCAACAGTCAGGTGTCATCGCAGCAACTATGGGTGCTGGCAGGAATTGTCCTAATTGGCCTGGCATTAAGCTTCCAGTCTGTAAAACCACTTATAGGCAATGCGCTGGGCAGTGCCTATGCAAAAAGTTTTGGCGTGAACCTTGGCAGGCTCAAACTGCTCATCATTGTAGGCTCTTCCCTGCTGTCGGCTTCGGTTACCGCCTTTTTGGGACCCATCCTTTTTATCGGCATTGTGGTTCCGCATTTCAGCCGGATGATCTATAACCCTTCCCGGCTTTGGCAGCAGTGGATCCTTAATATGATTTTGGGAATTTTGGTGATGTCCGTATTTTCAATCGCCTCAGAACTCACCCTTTTTCCGCTGAATGTAATCACCTCCCTGTTTGGAATTCCTGTTATTCTGCTGATGCTGATGAATAAAAAAATAACAAGTTAATCCGAACAACAAAAAACCAAAAATTATTTATGTTTCTTCAGCTCGATAACTGTACAGTAGGCTATAAAACCCCGTTACTAAATGAGGTAACTGCTGAACTTGAGCTGGGCGAAATCTGTCTGCTTATCGGCAATAACGGTGTGGGAAAAACCACACTTATTAAAAGCATTTTGAATCAGACTCCCTTACTTGGCGGAGACATTCTGCTGGACAAGAGGAGTGTCAGATCTTTTTCAAAGCGGGAGTTGGCTGAGAAGGTTGCCGTTGTATTCTCAAAATCCCGTGTGCCGTCAAATTTTACGCTATCTGATCTTATTGCATTTGGTAAATACATACACTACCCTTATTATTTTGAATTAACAAAAGAAGATCAAGCTGAAGTGAATCAAATCATTGACAGTCTCCAGTTGGCACAATACCGCAATTTTCCCTTGCAGAGACTTTCGGACGGCAACCTTCAGAAGGCTTTTATCGGGCGGGCGCTGGCACAGAATTCACCTATGATTATCCTGGACGAGCCCACCACGCACTTGGATGAGGAAAACAAGATCATCATCCTCAAACTGCTCAGGAATCTGGCGCGGGAGCATCGGAAACTCATCCTT belongs to Chryseobacterium sp. and includes:
- a CDS encoding TlpA family protein disulfide reductase, which codes for MKKLVVMVVLAVSVSSCNKKEPVADNIDYSEDSITVPETNEPALIYNPVEYSPAQISDFLAEKDNDTLYVTNFFATWCAPCMREMPHFKEKMQELKGQPVKFTFVSLDQKTDWPTDVKNFAEVNGLTENVVLLDGSLLQEDFFSSNFKNWDGSGIPFTFMRKRGQTDEYMSMMTKEQLDTKINSFK
- a CDS encoding iron ABC transporter permease → MFRFSNLCIIIISGILISAVINLNIGYIDLELSDFINPDASNAQIAQLRINRVIAMLLAGISIPTSGFLLQEYFQNPLAGPSVLGITSVASLSVAFYIFLSRDYLIPEFLQNSFISISAIGGSLLLMFVLLAFSTRFTDKSFLIIFGFLISALAGAVVSVLQLYAENESLKSYILWSFGANSQVSSQQLWVLAGIVLIGLALSFQSVKPLIGNALGSAYAKSFGVNLGRLKLLIIVGSSLLSASVTAFLGPILFIGIVVPHFSRMIYNPSRLWQQWILNMILGILVMSVFSIASELTLFPLNVITSLFGIPVILLMLMNKKITS
- a CDS encoding ABC transporter ATP-binding protein; the protein is MFLQLDNCTVGYKTPLLNEVTAELELGEICLLIGNNGVGKTTLIKSILNQTPLLGGDILLDKRSVRSFSKRELAEKVAVVFSKSRVPSNFTLSDLIAFGKYIHYPYYFELTKEDQAEVNQIIDSLQLAQYRNFPLQRLSDGNLQKAFIGRALAQNSPMIILDEPTTHLDEENKIIILKLLRNLAREHRKLILFSSHDWRLAKEFADKMWLVHAGHMDSGITEEILLKHDELLNPQLFHMSSGFVPPQIIAPALQKEMLYSYLQKNFKADLSQFHFTFSGSIWTVSHSNSQEKCSSFSDISAFLRKQL